The following DNA comes from Verrucomicrobiota bacterium.
CGGTACTGCTCGGCCCGCAGCCGATCGGCCAGACGATTGGGCGGCAGTTCCACGTCGTCATAAGTGATGACCGCGTCCTTCTTGACTGACCGAATTAGTTTGCAGCCTTCGACCAAACCTTCCGGCAAATAACGATTCTGGCTCATCTCATCGACATTCACGGCTTCGCCGTAAGTCATGTACCTGCCGTAATCGTCGAGCACCTCACCGGAGTTAAGGTCGCGCTTCGCCACCGCGCATACTTCAACGACAGGGCCGCCCAAGGGCTTGGCCAGTGAATCGCGGAACAGGACCACACGGGCGATGGACATCGGCGTCTCGAAGTGCACCAGATGGTACGGAATGAAAAAAGAGTAAAGCGGCCCGTCACCCATCTTGTACAGATTCAGATAATGCTGCTGCTTGGGATCCGGATGCTCCGCGAGGCAATAAACCTTCGTCAGCGGCGTGCCCACCACGTAATCGACAATGCCGCCGAGCCGGCGCAGATCGTCGATGTCATACAGTTTGCCGATCTTCATCACGTCATCCTTGTAATCAAGCCCGCGGGACATGCCGCGCGACTTGACCACAAATCCGGTGGCATTGGCCACAATGGTCTGCTCGAAGCTGATCTTCGAACCGTCGGCAAAACTCGTGACCATGGCGGGATTCTGTCCCCACTTTTCAGCAAAGCCTTTTTGCGTCGTCGGATTGCGATAAGGATCTTGCAAGCCTTTGATGTTACCGACGACTCGCGGAGTCAGTCCAAGTCCCTTGACCCAGCGGTAAAGATTCATCTGAACCCCAGGCTCGTCACCGTCGCAGGCCGACATGATGGCGCCGTATTTGGCGGCATGCACTTGAAGAATTGGGCCGATGGTAGCGTCGAGTTCGGCGTTCATCAGCACCACGTCTTTCTTATGCTTGAACGCCTCGATCACGACGTTCGCGCCGAACTCAACTGATCCTGTCACATCCACCAAGACGTCGATTTGTTCCGACCGCGCCAGGAGAAAGGCGTCTTCCGTAACCACCGCTTTGCCGGCGCGGAGAGCATCTTCCAACTGGCTCTGCGT
Coding sequences within:
- a CDS encoding NAD(P)-dependent oxidoreductase translates to MIIVDNALKARHEQGKPIRVALLGAGFMAQGLTNQIVNSVPGMRMVAIYCRNLKKAFHVFEYSGLKDIVVATTQSQLEDALRAGKAVVTEDAFLLARSEQIDVLVDVTGSVEFGANVVIEAFKHKKDVVLMNAELDATIGPILQVHAAKYGAIMSACDGDEPGVQMNLYRWVKGLGLTPRVVGNIKGLQDPYRNPTTQKGFAEKWGQNPAMVTSFADGSKISFEQTIVANATGFVVKSRGMSRGLDYKDDVMKIGKLYDIDDLRRLGGIVDYVVGTPLTKVYCLAEHPDPKQQHYLNLYKMGDGPLYSFFIPYHLVHFETPMSIARVVLFRDSLAKPLGGPVVEVCAVAKRDLNSGEVLDDYGRYMTYGEAVNVDEMSQNRYLPEGLVEGCKLIRSVKKDAVITYDDVELPPNRLADRLRAEQYRHFRGETWLADLMAGSVSARGQSSHRPQTAQPKRAEALTGSGVSK